One Homo sapiens chromosome 13, GRCh38.p14 Primary Assembly genomic window carries:
- the CYSLTR2 gene encoding cysteinyl leukotriene receptor 2, with translation MERKFMSLQPSISVSEMEPNGTFSNNNSRNCTIENFKREFFPIVYLIIFFWGVLGNGLSIYVFLQPYKKSTSVNVFMLNLAISDLLFISTLPFRADYYLRGSNWIFGDLACRIMSYSLYVNMYSSIYFLTVLSVVRFLAMVHPFRLLHVTSIRSAWILCGIIWILIMASSIMLLDSGSEQNGSVTSCLELNLYKIAKLQTMNYIALVVGCLLPFFTLSICYLLIIRVLLKVEVPESGLRVSHRKALTTIIITLIIFFLCFLPYHTLRTVHLTTWKVGLCKDRLHKALVITLALAAANACFNPLLYYFAGENFKDRLKSALRKGHPQKAKTKCVFPVSVWLRKETRV, from the coding sequence ATGGAGAGAAAATTTATGTCCTTGCAACCATCCATCTCCGTATCAGAAATGGAACCAAATGGCACCTTCAGCAATAACAACAGCAGGAACTGCACAATTGAAAACTTCAAGAGAGAATTTTTCCCAATTGTATATCTGATAATATTTTTCTGGGGAGTCTTGGGAAATGGGTTGTCCATATATGTTTTCCTGCAGCCTTATAAGAAGTCCACATCTGTGAACGTTTTCATGCTAAATCTGGCCATTTCAGATCTCCTGTTCATAAGCACGCTTCCCTTCAGGGCTGACTATTATCTTAGAGGCtccaattggatatttggagacctggCCTGCAGGATTATGTCTTATTCCTTGTATGTCAACATGTACAGCAGTATTTATTTCCTGACCGTGCTGAGTGTTGTGCGTTTCCTGGCAATGGTTCACCCCTTTCGGCTTCTGCATGTCACCAGCATCAGGAGTGCCTGGATCCTCTGTGGGATCATATGGATCCTTATCATGGCTTCCTCAATAATGCTCCTGGACAGTGGCTCTGAGCAGAACGGCAGTGTCACATCATGCTTAGAGCTGAATCTCTATAAAATTGCTAAGCTGCAGACCATGAACTATATTGCCTTGGTGGTGGGCTGCCTGCTGCCATTTTTCACACTCAGCATCTGTTATCTGCTGATCATTCGGGTTCTGTTAAAAGTGGAGGTCCCAGAATCGGGGCTGCGGGTTTCTCACAGGAAGGCACtgaccaccatcatcatcaccttgATCATCTTCTTCTTGTGTTTCCTGCCCTATCACACACTGAGGACCGTCCACTTGACGACATGGAAAGTGGGTTTATGCAAAGACAGACTGCATAAAGCTTTGGTTATCACACTGGCCTTGGCAGCAGCCAATGCCTGCTTCAATCCTCTGCTCTATTACTTTGCTGGGGAGAATTTTAAGGACAGACTAAAGTCTGCACTCAGAAAAGGCCATCCACAGAAGGCAAAGACAAAGTGTGTTTTCCCTGTTAGTGTGTGGTTGAGAAAGGAAACAAGAGTATAA